In one window of Zingiber officinale cultivar Zhangliang chromosome 11A, Zo_v1.1, whole genome shotgun sequence DNA:
- the LOC122032417 gene encoding serine carboxypeptidase-like 51 isoform X1: MAKFLQLLLLLCAAVHFTVVVAAYGTADGSEQWGYVQVRPKAHLFWWLYRSPQRTDAGPTPWPTVLWLQGGPGASGVAIGNFEEVGPLDANLKPRKSTWLQKADLLFVDNPVGTGFSYVQDESLFVKTDVEAATDLTTLLKKLYNGNATWQKSPLFVVAESYGGKFAVTVGLAIFKAIKAGELKLKFGGVALGDSWISPEDYVFSWGPLLKDVSRLDEKSADESNNMAEKIKQLIANGKYSDATDAWSSLEGYIISKSNDVDFYNFLLDSASDPVSLASTKEAARKLVMKTYTTYLSSKASSSDGDISTLMNGPIRNKLKIIPRNVSWGEQSGLVFSYLSNDFMKPRIIEVDELLSLGVNVTVYNGQVDLICATKGTEAWVQKLKWDGLKSFNNIDRTPLYCSSSEEAEATKGFLKSYKNLHFYWILGAGHFVPVDQPCISLKMIADITNSPAAS; the protein is encoded by the exons atggctaaattcctccaactcctcctcctcctctgcgCCGCCGTCCACTTCACGGTCGTCGTCGCCGCATACGGCACCGCCGACGGATCCGAGCAGTGGGGATACGTCCAAGTCCGGCCAA AGGCGCACTTGTTTTGGTGGCTCTACCGGAGTCCGCAGAGGACGGACGCCGGCCCGACGCCATGGCCGACCGTGCTCTGGCTCCAGGGCGGACCT GGCGCCTCCGGCGTGGCCATCGGGAACTTCGAAGAAGTCGGGCCGCTGGACGCCAATCTCAAGCCTCGGAAATCGACATGGCTGCAAAAAGCTGACCTCCTTTTTGTG GACAACCCGGTGGGCACGGGGTTCAGCTACGTGCAGGACGAGAGCCTTTTTGTGAAGACCGACGTGGAGGCGGCCACGGACCTGACGACGCTTCTCAAGAAGCTCTACAACGGCAATGCGACATGGCAGAAGAGCCCGCTCTTCGTTGTGGCAGAGTCTTATGGAGGCAAGTTTGCTGTCACTGTTGGTTTAGCCATTTTCAAAGCCATCAAAGCAGGGGAACTGAAGCTTAAGTTTGGAG GTGTAGCTTTGGGAGATAGCTGGATTTCACCAGAAGATTATGTG TTCTCTTGGGGGCCTCTCTTGAAGGACGTCTCAAGGCTCGATGAAAAATCTGCAGATGAATCGAACAA CATGGCTGAAAAAATTAAGCAGCTGATTGCAAATGGGAAATACAGTGATGCAACAGATGCATGGAGTAGTCTTGAAGGCTATATCATTTCTAAGAGCAATGATGTC GACTTTTACAATTTCTTATTGGATTCTGCAAGCGATCCTGTTTCACTGGCTTCAACTAAAGAAGCAGCAAGGAAGTTGGTAATGAAGACGTATACGACATACCTGAGCTCCAAGGCTTCGTCTTCAGATGGTGACATATCAACCCTCATGAACGGCCCAATCAGGAACAAGCTCAAGATAATTCCCAGAAATGTGAG CTGGGGAGAACAGTCTGGTCTCGTCTTTAGTTATCTTTCTAATGACTTCATGAAGCCAAGAATTATTGAG GTTGATGAGCTCCTTTCCCTGGGAGTCAATGTCACTGTTTATAATGGACAG GTTGATCTAATTTGTGCAACCAAGGGCACTGAAGCATGGGTTCAAAAGCTGAA ATGGGATGGTTTAAAGAGTTTCAACAACATAGATCGAACGCCTTTATATTGTTCTTCTAGTGAGGAAGCAGAAGCCACCAAGGGCTTCCTGAAATCTTATAAGAATTTGCACTTCTACTGGATTCTTGGAGCAGGACATTTT GTTCCAGTGGACCAACCTTGCATTTCCCTAAAGATGATTGCTGACATTACTAATTCTCCAGCTGCTTCTTAG
- the LOC122032821 gene encoding probable xyloglucan endotransglucosylase/hydrolase protein 32: MDLLPLLLLLLLHLVVHCSTAQPSPGYFPSYRYRPLRGFYRGFNNLWGPEHQIVAGDQRSVTIWLDSHSGSGFKSIKPFRNGYFSASIKLQPGYTAGVNTAFYLSNNQAHPGFHDEVDIEFLGTTPGKPYTLQTNVYVRGSGDGTVIGREMKFHLWFDPTAGFHHYAILWNPNEIVFFVDDVPIRRYPRRNAGTYPMRPMWLYGSIWDASSWATEDGKYKADYRYQPFVARFTRFTLHGCSAFAPPGCLPVPPSGSGAAGLSPRQNAAMQWAQKNYMVYNYCSDPKRDRSFIPECRS; encoded by the exons ATggatctccttcctcttcttcttcttcttcttcttcatctggTGGTGCATTGCAGCACTGCTCAGCCTTCCCCTGGCTACTTCCCCAGCTACCGGTACCGGCCGCTCAGGGGCTTCTACCGCGGGTTCAACAACCTGTGGGGCCCCGAGCACCAGATCGTCGCCGGCGACCAGCGTTCCGTCACCATTTGGCTCGACAGCCACTCAG GGAGCGGATTCAAATCCATCAAGCCGTTTCGGAACGGATATTTTAGCGCATCGATCAAGCTTCAGCCTGGGTACACCGCCGGAGTGAACACCGCCTTCTAC CTCTCGAACAACCAAGCGCATCCCGGATTTCACGACGAGGTGGACATCGAGTTCCTGGGGACGACGCCCGGGAAGCCGTACACGTTGCAGACGAACGTGTACGTGAGAGGAAGCGGCGACGGCACGGTCATCGGCAGGGAGATGAAGTTCCACCTCTGGTTCGATCCCACGGCCGGCTTCCACCACTACGCCATTCTCTGGAATCCAAATGAGATCGT GTTCTTCGTCGACGACGTACCCATCCGGCGGTACCCGCGGAGGAACGCCGGCACGTACCCGATGAGGCCGATGTGGCTGTACGGATCCATCTGGGACGCGTCCTCGTGGGCCACGGAGGACGGCAAGTACAAGGCGGACTACCGGTACCAGCCGTTCGTGGCGCGGTTCACACGGTTCACCCTCCACGGCTGCTCAGCCTTCGCGCCGCCGGGCTGCCTCCCGGTTCCGCCGTCGGGGAGCGGCGCCGCCGGGCTCAGCCCGCGCCAGAACGCGGCGATGCAGTGGGCTCAGAAGAACTACATGGTCTACAACTACTGCAGCGATCCAAAGAGAGATCGTTCCTTCATCCCTGAATGCCGATCCTGA
- the LOC122032417 gene encoding serine carboxypeptidase-like 51 isoform X2, whose translation MAKFLQLLLLLCAAVHFTVVVAAYGTADGSEQWGYVQVRPKAHLFWWLYRSPQRTDAGPTPWPTVLWLQGGPGASGVAIGNFEEVGPLDANLKPRKSTWLQKADLLFVDNPVGTGFSYVQDESLFVKTDVEAATDLTTLLKKLYNGNATWQKSPLFVVAESYGGKFAVTVGLAIFKAIKAGELKLKFGGVALGDSWISPEDYFSWGPLLKDVSRLDEKSADESNNMAEKIKQLIANGKYSDATDAWSSLEGYIISKSNDVDFYNFLLDSASDPVSLASTKEAARKLVMKTYTTYLSSKASSSDGDISTLMNGPIRNKLKIIPRNVSWGEQSGLVFSYLSNDFMKPRIIEVDELLSLGVNVTVYNGQVDLICATKGTEAWVQKLKWDGLKSFNNIDRTPLYCSSSEEAEATKGFLKSYKNLHFYWILGAGHFVPVDQPCISLKMIADITNSPAAS comes from the exons atggctaaattcctccaactcctcctcctcctctgcgCCGCCGTCCACTTCACGGTCGTCGTCGCCGCATACGGCACCGCCGACGGATCCGAGCAGTGGGGATACGTCCAAGTCCGGCCAA AGGCGCACTTGTTTTGGTGGCTCTACCGGAGTCCGCAGAGGACGGACGCCGGCCCGACGCCATGGCCGACCGTGCTCTGGCTCCAGGGCGGACCT GGCGCCTCCGGCGTGGCCATCGGGAACTTCGAAGAAGTCGGGCCGCTGGACGCCAATCTCAAGCCTCGGAAATCGACATGGCTGCAAAAAGCTGACCTCCTTTTTGTG GACAACCCGGTGGGCACGGGGTTCAGCTACGTGCAGGACGAGAGCCTTTTTGTGAAGACCGACGTGGAGGCGGCCACGGACCTGACGACGCTTCTCAAGAAGCTCTACAACGGCAATGCGACATGGCAGAAGAGCCCGCTCTTCGTTGTGGCAGAGTCTTATGGAGGCAAGTTTGCTGTCACTGTTGGTTTAGCCATTTTCAAAGCCATCAAAGCAGGGGAACTGAAGCTTAAGTTTGGAG GTGTAGCTTTGGGAGATAGCTGGATTTCACCAGAAGATTAT TTCTCTTGGGGGCCTCTCTTGAAGGACGTCTCAAGGCTCGATGAAAAATCTGCAGATGAATCGAACAA CATGGCTGAAAAAATTAAGCAGCTGATTGCAAATGGGAAATACAGTGATGCAACAGATGCATGGAGTAGTCTTGAAGGCTATATCATTTCTAAGAGCAATGATGTC GACTTTTACAATTTCTTATTGGATTCTGCAAGCGATCCTGTTTCACTGGCTTCAACTAAAGAAGCAGCAAGGAAGTTGGTAATGAAGACGTATACGACATACCTGAGCTCCAAGGCTTCGTCTTCAGATGGTGACATATCAACCCTCATGAACGGCCCAATCAGGAACAAGCTCAAGATAATTCCCAGAAATGTGAG CTGGGGAGAACAGTCTGGTCTCGTCTTTAGTTATCTTTCTAATGACTTCATGAAGCCAAGAATTATTGAG GTTGATGAGCTCCTTTCCCTGGGAGTCAATGTCACTGTTTATAATGGACAG GTTGATCTAATTTGTGCAACCAAGGGCACTGAAGCATGGGTTCAAAAGCTGAA ATGGGATGGTTTAAAGAGTTTCAACAACATAGATCGAACGCCTTTATATTGTTCTTCTAGTGAGGAAGCAGAAGCCACCAAGGGCTTCCTGAAATCTTATAAGAATTTGCACTTCTACTGGATTCTTGGAGCAGGACATTTT GTTCCAGTGGACCAACCTTGCATTTCCCTAAAGATGATTGCTGACATTACTAATTCTCCAGCTGCTTCTTAG